A genomic stretch from Spiroplasma endosymbiont of Clivina fossor includes:
- a CDS encoding UPF0236 family transposase-like protein, whose amino-acid sequence MLEINNNVKTPENKHWFSLFTTHKNMYTNKCEQLANEYEKLDEYLYKYHYRLKQGYKVVHFAPRTIITIFGDVTFKRRRYKYWNQKSGKFEYVCLLDKEIGLLPKQRIYFDVQFKVLSLLGDGKRYRDVLDALNHCYISKASISSILNKYDIAEYFQLAEKETKTRIDVKNKDLYIQLDETFLATLDQKVKQDQRIRLVTFHTGYKEKNYKNARRELENKRGHFLMLKVGKRINTIDFLQN is encoded by the coding sequence ATGTTAGAAATTAATAATAATGTAAAAACCCCAGAAAATAAACATTGATTCAGTTTATTTACAACCCATAAAAATATGTACACCAACAAATGCGAACAACTAGCTAATGAATATGAAAAATTAGATGAATACTTATATAAATATCATTATCGCTTAAAACAAGGTTATAAAGTAGTTCATTTTGCACCAAGAACAATTATTACAATTTTTGGTGATGTTACTTTTAAACGACGCCGATATAAATATTGAAATCAAAAATCAGGTAAATTTGAATATGTATGTTTACTAGATAAAGAAATTGGTCTATTACCCAAACAACGCATTTATTTTGATGTCCAATTTAAAGTTTTAAGTCTTTTGGGTGATGGTAAACGATATCGCGATGTTTTAGATGCTCTAAATCATTGTTATATTTCAAAAGCTAGTATTTCAAGCATTTTAAATAAATATGATATTGCCGAATATTTTCAACTAGCAGAAAAAGAAACTAAAACTAGAATTGATGTCAAAAATAAGGATTTATATATTCAACTAGATGAGACATTTTTAGCGACATTAGATCAGAAAGTTAAACAAGACCAGAGAATTCGTTTAGTTACTTTTCATACCGGATATAAAGAAAAAAATTACAAAAATGCTCGTAGAGAATTAGAAAACAAACGAGGTCATTTTCTAATGTTAAAAGTTGGTAAACGAATAAATACAATAGACTTCTTGCAAAATTAA
- a CDS encoding transposase family protein has protein sequence MFSGKKRQHSLKSQIIIDLFNNKIISVDFCYGSTHDYKLFLKSNTLINPKLELIADSGYQGLQNVHKNTLLPIKKSKNNPLNPDKKEYNSFLSKVRIVIEHVFARLKRFKILVYRYRNKIRRFGLRFNLISGIYNFELS, from the coding sequence TTATTTTCTGGTAAGAAAAGGCAACATTCATTAAAATCGCAAATAATTATTGATTTATTTAACAATAAAATTATTTCAGTAGATTTTTGTTATGGCAGTACTCATGATTATAAGTTATTTTTAAAATCAAATACACTTATAAATCCAAAATTAGAATTAATTGCCGATTCAGGATATCAAGGTTTGCAAAATGTTCATAAAAATACATTATTGCCAATTAAAAAGAGTAAAAATAATCCTTTAAATCCAGATAAAAAGGAATATAATAGCTTTTTAAGTAAAGTTAGAATTGTCATTGAACATGTTTTTGCTAGATTAAAAAGATTTAAAATACTAGTTTATCGTTATCGCAATAAGATTAGAAGATTTGGATTACGATTTAACTTAATTTCAGGAATATATAATTTTGAATTAAGCTAG
- the rpsB gene encoding 30S ribosomal protein S2: MASVTKEQLLEAGTHFGHQTKRWNPKMKKYIFTEKSGVYIVDLHKTMIMLEEALEFIKTITKTGGKIIFVGTKKQAQNIVKEQAVRSNSFYVNKRWLGGTLTNLRTIQKSVKKLWNIERREKTGELSVLPKKEQILIQKDKEKLDKFLSGIRHMRALPQAIFIIDTNVEHNAIKEAMKLNIPIIAICDTNSDPDGISYPVPGNDDAAKTIALISTLVADAIIEASDLTVLKEEKLQTNASAESAPTVIAPSKKEAEIIEKNDGEKGTKE, translated from the coding sequence ATGGCAAGTGTTACTAAGGAACAGTTATTAGAAGCGGGTACTCATTTTGGTCATCAAACTAAAAGATGAAATCCCAAGATGAAAAAGTATATTTTCACTGAAAAAAGTGGGGTTTATATTGTTGATTTGCATAAAACAATGATTATGTTAGAAGAAGCTTTAGAGTTTATTAAAACAATAACTAAAACTGGTGGAAAAATTATTTTTGTTGGTACTAAGAAACAAGCTCAAAATATTGTTAAAGAACAAGCAGTAAGAAGTAATTCTTTTTATGTTAATAAGCGATGACTTGGAGGAACTTTAACTAATTTAAGAACAATTCAAAAAAGTGTTAAAAAATTATGAAATATTGAACGCCGAGAAAAAACTGGTGAATTATCTGTTTTACCAAAAAAAGAGCAAATTTTAATTCAAAAAGATAAAGAGAAATTAGATAAGTTTTTAAGTGGAATTCGCCATATGCGGGCGTTACCACAAGCAATATTTATTATTGATACTAATGTTGAACACAATGCAATTAAAGAAGCAATGAAATTAAATATTCCTATTATTGCTATTTGTGATACTAATAGTGATCCTGATGGTATTAGTTATCCCGTTCCTGGAAATGATGATGCCGCTAAAACAATTGCTTTAATTTCAACATTAGTTGCAGATGCTATCATTGAAGCTAGTGATTTAACTGTTCTTAAAGAAGAAAAACTACAAACTAATGCTAGTGCTGAATCAGCACCGACGGTTATTGCTCCAAGTAAAAAGGAAGCAGAAATTATTGAAAAAAATGACGGTGAGAAAGGAACTAAAGAATAA
- a CDS encoding IS256 family transposase: MTKKIKKEPDAIDKVVDYFLENIDNPQDLFKGNTIFQEFTKKLTERMLNTEIKDYLETDENHNKRNGNTQKTIITKNGSIAIDVPRDRNSTFEPVIIPKRQRRFDNFDQKVISLYARGMTISDIKAQLQEFYHGAEISESLISQITDDVIEEVKMWQTKPLEKIYPIVYFDCIVVKVKQDKRIINKAVYLALGINLDGLKDILGMWISENEGAKFWLNNLTEMKNRGLQDILVACSDNLTGMSDAIEAVFPKTQHQLCIVHQIRNSLKFVPYKDRKLVANDLKSIYTAINEEIALVALDHFSEKWNKKYPQITKSWKNNWNNLIIFLEYPQEFRRIIYTTNAIESVNSQLRKVIKNKKIFPNDASVFKIFYLAFQNMVKKWTMPIQNWGSAISHLMIKFEDRVNLS, encoded by the coding sequence ATGACAAAAAAAATAAAAAAAGAACCTGACGCAATTGATAAAGTTGTTGATTATTTTTTAGAAAATATTGATAATCCACAAGATTTATTTAAAGGCAATACTATTTTTCAGGAATTTACCAAAAAATTAACTGAACGAATGTTAAATACGGAAATTAAAGATTATCTTGAAACTGATGAGAATCATAATAAAAGAAATGGCAACACACAAAAAACCATTATTACTAAAAATGGTTCAATCGCAATTGATGTACCAAGAGATCGAAATAGTACTTTTGAACCAGTAATTATTCCGAAAAGACAAAGAAGATTTGATAACTTTGATCAAAAAGTAATTTCTTTATATGCAAGAGGAATGACAATTTCTGATATCAAAGCACAATTGCAAGAATTCTATCACGGAGCAGAAATTTCAGAAAGTTTAATTAGTCAAATAACTGATGATGTTATTGAAGAAGTTAAAATGTGACAAACTAAACCTTTAGAGAAGATTTATCCGATTGTTTATTTTGATTGTATTGTTGTTAAAGTAAAGCAAGATAAACGAATAATAAATAAAGCAGTTTATCTTGCCTTAGGAATTAATTTAGATGGTTTAAAAGATATTTTAGGAATGTGAATTAGCGAGAATGAGGGCGCCAAATTTTGACTTAATAATCTTACGGAAATGAAAAATCGTGGCTTACAAGATATTCTTGTTGCTTGTAGCGATAATTTAACTGGAATGTCTGATGCAATAGAAGCTGTGTTCCCAAAAACACAGCACCAATTATGCATTGTTCATCAAATTCGTAATAGTTTAAAATTTGTCCCTTACAAAGATCGCAAACTTGTAGCTAATGATTTAAAATCAATTTATACAGCAATTAATGAAGAAATAGCGCTAGTTGCTTTAGATCATTTTTCTGAAAAATGAAATAAAAAGTATCCACAAATTACTAAATCATGAAAAAATAACTGAAATAATTTAATAATTTTTCTTGAATATCCTCAAGAATTTAGAAGGATTATTTACACAACTAATGCGATTGAATCTGTTAATAGTCAACTAAGAAAAGTCATTAAGAATAAAAAGATTTTTCCTAATGACGCATCAGTTTTTAAAATATTTTATTTAGCATTTCAAAATATGGTTAAGAAATGAACGATGCCAATTCAAAATTGGGGTAGTGCAATTTCACATTTAATGATAAAATTTGAGGACAGAGTGAATTTAAGTTAA
- the tsf gene encoding translation elongation factor Ts, which produces MPITMEMIKNLRDRTSVGLMDCKKALEASNGNIEAAIQWLRTNGIAKAQAKQARINTEGLSKVLVADDIAIILELNCETDFVAKNKLFLELLDNILTLFLKHQPLTLEARLLLKNEENIVVNDLLNEATYKLGEKISIRRFTIITKSDQETLVGYNYGNYRIASLVKLQGQVDNDIAKKLAMHVVASKPAFISREDIPQDFINKEMDIINSQMATENKPPEILEKIKQGRLDKQLGEYSLLDQPFMFDEKKKVQEILTMHNTKVLVMYRYEVGEGITKTD; this is translated from the coding sequence ATGCCAATAACAATGGAAATGATTAAAAATTTGCGTGACCGTACTAGTGTTGGCCTTATGGATTGCAAAAAAGCATTAGAGGCGAGTAATGGTAATATTGAAGCAGCGATTCAATGATTAAGAACCAATGGTATTGCAAAGGCACAAGCTAAACAAGCGCGAATTAATACTGAGGGATTATCAAAAGTTTTAGTTGCAGATGATATAGCAATTATTTTAGAATTAAATTGTGAAACTGATTTTGTTGCTAAAAATAAATTATTTCTTGAATTATTAGACAATATTTTAACTTTATTTTTGAAACATCAACCACTTACTTTAGAAGCAAGATTATTGTTAAAAAATGAAGAAAATATTGTTGTTAATGATTTATTAAATGAAGCAACATATAAATTAGGTGAAAAGATTAGTATTCGTCGTTTTACGATTATTACTAAAAGTGATCAAGAGACATTAGTGGGATATAATTATGGTAATTATCGTATTGCTAGTTTAGTTAAGTTACAAGGTCAAGTTGATAATGATATTGCTAAAAAACTTGCGATGCATGTTGTGGCTTCAAAACCTGCTTTTATTAGTCGTGAAGATATTCCTCAAGATTTTATTAATAAGGAAATGGATATTATTAATAGTCAAATGGCAACAGAAAATAAACCACCAGAAATTTTGGAAAAAATTAAGCAGGGTCGTTTAGATAAGCAGTTAGGGGAATATTCTTTATTAGATCAACCTTTTATGTTTGATGAAAAGAAAAAAGTTCAAGAAATTCTTACAATGCATAATACAAAAGTTTTAGTAATGTATCGTTATGAAGTTGGTGAAGGAATTACTAAAACTGATTAA